The following is a genomic window from Lysinibacillus sp. JNUCC-52.
CTTTTTCACTTCGTCATGTTCTAATATCAATAATTCACGAAAACTCGGCTCCTCTAAAAGCTGTCGTAACGCCTTTTTACCATCCTCAGTTTGTAGAGAGTCGATCATAATTTTTTTTATCTCATCATAAGACATGTTAGAGGTTTTATCTTGTTGTGAGCAGGCAGCAAGAAAAAGCGTCAAAATCAGTAATAAAGTCCATTTTCGCATTCAACATCAGTCCTTTCTATAGATAGACTCTTTCAATTATTGTTCACATTTATGATGACTTTATGTATAGCTTGCGAAGAGAAATAGCTTTTTTAACAATGCATTGTTAAAATGATTACAGATATATGAAGAAATTGGGGGACTTTGAGTTGTGACGATACGAAATTGGGCAAAGTTTTTCTTCTTTGCAATGCTCGTTGGTGGCGTAGTCAACGGAATTTTTAGTTTATTTATTCGCTGGAGCTTCTTTCAACCATATGTAGAAAATGGTCAATGGGGTGAATTTTTCGCCGGGCTTTTATGGATGGTATTTTTAGGTTTTACAATGAGTGTTATTGCACAAGCTGGATTTTTCGCCTATTTAACACTTCATCAAGTAGGTGTTAACATCTTTAGAACACTAACTTTATGGAATTGGGTACAGCTATTATTAATTGTTATTACCGTATTTGATATTGTGTTCTTCCGTTTTGTACCAGGTGTAAAGGATGGACAAAGCTGGGTATTCTATTTAGGGCTGTTAATTGTGTTAATATTCGCTTCTATTGCAACAGCTGTACAAAAAGTTAAAATGACAGGAAAAAAACATGTTCTAGTGTCTGCATTATTTTTTATGATTGTTATTACAACATTAGAGTGGACAATCGCTTTAATGGGACGCGATGAAAATATTAACGAATATGTTGCACTATTGTTATTTCCATTACTAGCTGTAAATGCATATCAATTATTAGTATTACCAAAATACAATGCAAAATCCGATGAAGATCGCAAAAAATTAGAAGAACGTCGTAAAGCGCGCCTTAATCAGGCGAAAAATGCATAGTTATTATGAAAAATGAGTAGCCTCAAATATGTTGAGGCTACTTTTATTATGGAGTTTTTTTAGATTGTACTGAGTAACCGAATATATTTTCTTCAATCGACATAAATTTATTTTGTTGCAATAATGTATTTAACTCTTTAAAAGTAACCTTAGTGTCTTGATGTAAAGGGAGAAATAAAAAATCGCCTTTTTGTAATTCGGGTGTTTTTTCTCCTTGCCAAATGAGTGAAGGAGAAAGTATATTTATTTGCTTCTGAAATAAGCTTTTTTGTAAATCCTGAGAATACTGATGATTTCGTGTAGCAAACCAAAGCGGTGTGGTCTTTAAATATTTTTCATAAGTACTCACATCTTTTTGTAGTAATGCAATATCAATTGGTTCTTCTACTGAATCTTCGGGACCTAATAATCCTGTAGGTAGTTTTCGTTCTTGAATTACTTTTATATGCTCAGGTGATCGCTCAATCCATGCCGCATCTAAAAGAAGGAGCGGATAAGGTCCTTTTACATTTTTAAGCCAATCTAAAAGTTTATCATCAGAAAAAGAAATTTCGACAATAAGTGAAGTGCCATAATGCCCTTTTGTTACAACCGTTGGTGCGTTAGCAATATTAAATACAGAAATCATCGTAGAATTAATTGGTTTAATAAAGATAAACAATATTCCTATGACAACCAGTGATACCAACGTTTTACGAAGCATATTTAAAACCCCATTTCTATAATTTTAAACATAAAAATAAACTCCTTAAAAAAACTTATGATTTTGTGTTGACTTTCATGATTAATCGATGTTATTATGTATAAGTCGCCAAGAGATGACGCGACAAACGAAACAAAATGAACCTTGAAAACTGAACAAGCAAAACGTAATCAATATAGTTTTTAGTAGCTAACTTCGTTAGCGGACGAAACAAAATTTTGGACATCAAAATTGATGCCAGCAAAACAATTTGAGCTAATCAAATTTCTTTTATGGAGAGTTTGATCCTGGCTCAGGACGAACGCTGGCGGCGTGCCTAATACATGCAAGTCGAGCGGACAGATAAGGAGCTTGCTCCTTTGACGTTAGCGGCGGACGGGTGAGTAACACGTGGGCAACCTACCCTATAGTTTGGGATAACTCCGGGAAACCGGGGCTAATACCGAATAATCTTTTGTCTCTCATGAGACAATTCTGAAAGACGGTTTCGGCTGTCGCTATAGGATGGGCCCGCGGCGCATTAGCTAGTTGGTGAGATAACGGCTCACCAAGGCAACGATGCGTAGCCGACCTGAGAGGGTGATCGGCCACACTGGGACTGAGACACGGCCCAGACTCCTACGGGAGGCAGCAGTAGGGAATCTTCCACAATGGGCGAAAGCCTGATGGAGCAACGCCGCGTGAGTGAAGAAGGATTTCGGTTCGTAAAACTCTGTTGTAAGGGAAGAACAAGTACAGTAGTAACTGGCTGTACCTTGACGGTACCTTATTAGAAAGCCACGGCTAACTACGTGCCAGCAGCCGCGGTAATACGTAGGTGGCAAGCGTTGTCCGGAATTATTGGGCGTAAAGCGCGCGCAGGTGGTTTCTTAAGTCTGATGTGAAAGCCCACGGCTCAACCGTGGAGGGTCATTGGAAACTGGGAGACTTGAGTGCAGAAGAGGATAGTGGAATTCCAAGTGTAGCGGTGAAATGCGTAGAGATTTGGAGGAACACCAGTGGCGAAGGCGACTATCTGGTCTGTAACTGACACTGAGGCGCGAAAGCGTGGGGAGCAAACAGGATTAGATACCCTGGTAGTCCACGCCGTAAACGATGAGTGCTAAGTGTTAGGGGGTTTCCGCCCCTTAGTGCTGCAGCTAACGCATTAAGCACTCCGCCTGGGGAGTACGGTCGCAAGACTGAAACTCAAAGGAATTGACGGGGGCCCGCACAAGCGGTGGAGCATGTGGTTTAATTCGAAGCAACGCGAAGAACCTTACCAGGTCTTGACATCCCGTTGACCACTGTAGAGATATGGTTTTCCCTTCGGGGACAACGGTGACAGGTGGTGCATGGTTGTCGTCAGCTCGTGTCGTGAGATGTTGGGTTAAGTCCCGCAACGAGCGCAACCCTTGATCTTAGTTGCCATCATTTAGTTGGGCACTCTAAGGTGACTGCCGGTGACAAACCGGAGGAAGGTGGGGATGACGTCAAATCATCATGCCCCTTATGACCTGGGCTACACACGTGCTACAATGGACGATACAAACGGTTGCCAACTCGCGAGAGGGAGCTAATCCGATAAAGTCGTTCTCAGTTCGGATTGTAGGCTGCAACTCGCCTACATGAAGCCGGAATCGCTAGTAATCGCGGATCAGCATGCCGCGGTGAATACGTTCCCGGGCCTTGTACACACCGCCCGTCACACCACGAGAGTTTGTAACACCCGAAGTCGGTGAGGTAACCTTTT
Proteins encoded in this region:
- a CDS encoding KinB-signaling pathway activation protein, giving the protein MTIRNWAKFFFFAMLVGGVVNGIFSLFIRWSFFQPYVENGQWGEFFAGLLWMVFLGFTMSVIAQAGFFAYLTLHQVGVNIFRTLTLWNWVQLLLIVITVFDIVFFRFVPGVKDGQSWVFYLGLLIVLIFASIATAVQKVKMTGKKHVLVSALFFMIVITTLEWTIALMGRDENINEYVALLLFPLLAVNAYQLLVLPKYNAKSDEDRKKLEERRKARLNQAKNA